The Prevotella herbatica genome contains the following window.
TAACTGCACCGATGAAAAAAGATATAAGCAAAACAATACCAATAGAATTGACTCCAAGTTGGGACATCTCTTTTATGTACTGCTTGAAAAACATTCTCATTCTTTCTGGACGAGATAAAGAATGCCCAATAAGAATAAGGTAGTCACCAAATGTCGTGAGATATTTATATAATAATTTAATTATAAACATGTTATTATCCTTTGTTGTTTGTTGCAAAAGTAACCAAATTTCTCTAAAAAACTGCAATATTGAGAATAGTTTTTGTTTTTTTATTTTGTATTCATGGTGATTTAAATTAACTTTGCATCCAAATTCATGGATTTATGGACGAAACAAAGCTTACGACCCTTCGTACGGAAGGACTTGTGAAGCGTTATGGCAAGCGTACAGTTGCTAATGGCGTGAGCATAAATGTGAAACAAGGTGAGATAGTCGGACTTCTTGGACCTAACGGTGCGGGTAAGACTACTTCTTTCTATATGACGACTGGTCTGGTTGTTCCAAATGAGGGACATGTGTATATGGATGATACTGAGATTACGGATTATCCTGTGTATAAACGTGCCCGAGCTGGTATTGGTTATCTTCCACAGGAGGCCAGTGTGTTCAGAAAAATGAGTGTTGAAGACAATATTATGTCGGTGTTGGAAATGACTAAGCTGTCTCATGAACAACAACTAGAAAAACTTGAAAGTCTAATAAGAGAATTTCGTCTGACAAAGGTTCGTAAAAATAAAGGTGATCAGCTTTCTGGTGGAGAACGTCGTCGTACGGAAATAGCGCGCTGTCTTGCAATAAATCCTAAGTTTATTATGCTTGATGAGCCTTTTGCCGGTGTCGACCCAATTGCCGTAGAGGATAT
Protein-coding sequences here:
- the lptB gene encoding LPS export ABC transporter ATP-binding protein gives rise to the protein MDETKLTTLRTEGLVKRYGKRTVANGVSINVKQGEIVGLLGPNGAGKTTSFYMTTGLVVPNEGHVYMDDTEITDYPVYKRARAGIGYLPQEASVFRKMSVEDNIMSVLEMTKLSHEQQLEKLESLIREFRLTKVRKNKGDQLSGGERRRTEIARCLAINPKFIMLDEPFAGVDPIAVEDIQHIVWRLKYRNIGILITDHNVQETLSITDRAYLLFEGRILFHGSSEELAANPIVRKNYLSENFVYRRFKPNEEDEALEEQIEEENDLKSHTD